The Planctomycetia bacterium genome contains the following window.
CCAAGACGAGTGCGGCGACCCCGATCAGGCCGGGCCTTGAAGCGAGGTAGCGTCGACGACGAAACGGCGTTTCGATGCAGCGCTGCGTGACGACGGCCAGCGCCACGGACGCCGCGACCAACAGCACGCGCTCGAAGTTCGTCGGCGCGGCAACATTCCCTTGCTTGAAGAAGACGAGCAACGGCCAATGCCAAAGATAGAGCGAGTAGGAGATCAACCCGATGTACACGGCGCTGCGAGACTCGAGCAGCCGATGGACCCAGGTCTTGCGCTCCGTATCGGCACCTAAGCCGATGAGCAACATCGCGCCGACGACCGGCGGCAACGCGGCCAAGCCGGGAAACGGAGTCCGAGCGTCGTAGAACAAGCATGGCAGCACGATCCCCGCCAAGCCGAGAGTCGCGAAGGCTTCGCGCCATCGCACGGCGACCGGATAGCCGGCGACGGCAGGGCAGTTGTATAACCGGATCGCCAACGCCACGCCGGCCAGAAGCTCCCAAGCGCGCGTCGTAAGGAAATAATACGAAGCTTGATTGTCGTGGAAGACCCCGCGCAGACCGGCGACGAAACTAGTCAGTGCGATCAAACCGACGAGCGGCTCCAGCCAGCTTCGCCGACCGAAACGAACGGCCAACCAAAACAACAACGGCACGAACAAATAGAATTGCTCTTCGACGGCCAGCGACCACGTATGCAGCAGCGGCTTCTCGTCGGCAGCGGCGGCGAAGTAGCCGACGTCGCGCGAGAAATGGACGTTCGCCTTGAGCAGCACCAGATCGTCGACCGAACGACCGAACGAACTATAAGCCGACGGGACCAGCAAGAACCAGCCCGCGACGAACGACGCCGCGACGACGACCGCCAGCGCCGGAAGAATGCGGCGAATGCGCCGCTCCCAAAACTGCGCAAGCGAGAAGGTCCCCGCTTCCAAGTCTTTGAGCATCAGGCAAGTGATCAGATAGCCCGAGATGACGAAGAAGACGTCGACGCCGACGAAGCCGCCTGGAAACCCGAGGCCGGCATGGCACAGCACCACGCTCGCCACGGCCACGGCACGAAGGCCATCGATGTCGGGTCGATACGTCATGGGCGGGATCGCGGCTCGCACGGAGAACCCAGCTCACGCGCGAAGCCGAACCATCGGCCCTGCCGCTCGCTTGAAGGGAGGGGGAGTGTAGTTCGCCCCTCCGGCGCCAGCAAGCCGGATCGCCGCACGCACGGCGAAGCTGCACGCGCTGCCGGCAACCGAGGGTGCGATTCCGCTACGCCTCGACGATCTCGGCGATCGGGCGGCCGTGATCCATGTCGATCCGCTTGCGGCCGGGGATGTCGAGCGCGTGGGAATCGAGCCCGAGCTGCTGCATCACCGTGGCATGGATGTCGGTAACGTAATGCGGATTCTCGGTGGCGTAGAACCCGAGCTCATCGGTCGCACCATGCACGACGCCCCCTTTGATGCCGCCGCCGGCGAGCCACGCGCTGAAGGCGTTGGGATGATGGTCGCGGCCGGTTCCCTGCGCTCCCGGCGAACGGCCGAACTCGGTGCCGCAGACGACCAAGGTTTCTTCCAGCATGCCGCGCCGCTTGAGATCTTTCAGCAAGCCGGCGATCGGCAAGTCGACCTGTTCGGCGAGCTTAGTGTGGCTGTCTTTGATGCCGGAGTGCGAGTCCCACGCGCCTCCTCCGCCGCCGCCGTGAAACACTTGCGTAAAGCGCACACCGCGCTCGGCCATGCGCCGCGCGGCTAAGCAGAGCTTGCCGAACGACGCGGTCGCCGGGCGATCGATGCCGTATAGCCGGCGCGTCGCTTCCGTTTCGTCGCGCGTCAGGTCGAGCGCTTGCGGAACGGCCGTCTGCATGCCGAACGCGAGCTCGTAGCTCTTGATGCGGGCCCGCAGTTGAGGGTCGTCGGGATAGTCGATCCCGGCGAGGCGATTGAGCTTGCCGATCAGGCCGAACTCGGCCGCTTGCTCTTCGGCCGACATGCCGCCGCCGGCCGGCGAGACGAACGGCAGCGGAGCATCTCCGACGTTCAAGCGAACTCCCGCATGCTCGGGCCCGAGATAGCCGGAGCCGTG
Protein-coding sequences here:
- a CDS encoding acyltransferase, giving the protein MTYRPDIDGLRAVAVASVVLCHAGLGFPGGFVGVDVFFVISGYLITCLMLKDLEAGTFSLAQFWERRIRRILPALAVVVAASFVAGWFLLVPSAYSSFGRSVDDLVLLKANVHFSRDVGYFAAAADEKPLLHTWSLAVEEQFYLFVPLLFWLAVRFGRRSWLEPLVGLIALTSFVAGLRGVFHDNQASYYFLTTRAWELLAGVALAIRLYNCPAVAGYPVAVRWREAFATLGLAGIVLPCLFYDARTPFPGLAALPPVVGAMLLIGLGADTERKTWVHRLLESRSAVYIGLISYSLYLWHWPLLVFFKQGNVAAPTNFERVLLVAASVALAVVTQRCIETPFRRRRYLASRPGLIGVAALVLVALHTGGRVLRSTEGLAGRMPPHVQEFAQTIVGDSRFYRDHYAADVPQNLLSVGAEGAEPELLVWGDSHAMAVLPAIDELCRTSGIGARAVVHSGWSPVAAHLAPRPARDFTRATAVGAAVKEYLPASKIRAVILVAYWNEYRHLPNFAAALATLVDELRATGCEVYFMKDVPVFEYDVAAKLLQCLWRRHDAPSIAISPQEYAAQSPYYATLIPLLTAHGAKILDPLPSLQARTGSLEMRPSDAGGSFYRDSNHLSAYGAKVIKPMFTPVVDTLLAQPILMTNGARTTTKTR
- a CDS encoding DUF1501 domain-containing protein — translated: MSMNPQRPEHRSRRSFLADTGMGFTGLALSAMLQREGLANVGAKPKPAKAKNVIWIFLCGGVSHMESFDVKPALNKYAGKSIDETPFASLLDEKRVNQNLVGINPSHGNRKLLMGLNTGYGKYGQSGLTVGDWFTNIGTCADDIAVVRSLWTIHNDHGTQLTWHTGRHPREGSWPTIGSWTSYGLGTLNENLPQYVVLGEPTGDCCGGEWTHGSGYLGPEHAGVRLNVGDAPLPFVSPAGGGMSAEEQAAEFGLIGKLNRLAGIDYPDDPQLRARIKSYELAFGMQTAVPQALDLTRDETEATRRLYGIDRPATASFGKLCLAARRMAERGVRFTQVFHGGGGGGAWDSHSGIKDSHTKLAEQVDLPIAGLLKDLKRRGMLEETLVVCGTEFGRSPGAQGTGRDHHPNAFSAWLAGGGIKGGVVHGATDELGFYATENPHYVTDIHATVMQQLGLDSHALDIPGRKRIDMDHGRPIAEIVEA